The Pseudomonas azotoformans genome has a segment encoding these proteins:
- the fliL gene encoding flagellar basal body-associated protein FliL translates to MAKSDDAAKAPAGKGKLKLILLIVLGLLLAIGASVGGTWYIMHSSASKPAPAAETASNVKQPAIFEPMLPAFVANFNQNGRQRYLQVSITLLARNASDLDALKVHMPVIRNNLVMLFSSQSFDTLATPVGQEMLRQKVTASVQEVAQKELGKVVVEQALFTNFVLQ, encoded by the coding sequence ATGGCGAAGAGCGACGACGCAGCAAAAGCACCCGCAGGCAAAGGTAAGCTCAAGCTTATCCTGTTGATAGTCCTGGGCCTGCTCCTGGCCATCGGCGCCTCGGTCGGCGGCACCTGGTACATCATGCACAGCAGTGCCAGCAAGCCGGCACCTGCCGCCGAAACCGCCAGTAACGTCAAGCAACCGGCAATCTTCGAGCCGATGCTTCCGGCCTTTGTCGCCAATTTCAACCAGAACGGCCGCCAACGCTACCTGCAGGTGAGCATCACCTTGCTGGCGCGTAATGCCTCGGACCTGGACGCCCTCAAGGTGCACATGCCGGTGATCCGTAACAACCTGGTGATGCTGTTCTCCAGCCAGAGCTTCGACACACTTGCCACCCCGGTGGGCCAGGAAATGCTGCGCCAGAAGGTCACCGCCAGCGTGCAGGAAGTGGCCCAGAAGGAACTCGGCAAAGTCGTGGTCGAGCAGGCGCTCTTCACTAACTTCGTATTGCAGTAG
- the fliQ gene encoding flagellar biosynthesis protein FliQ, with product MTPEVAVDLFREALWLTTVMVAVLVVPSLLVGLLVAMFQAATQINEQTLSFLPRLLVMLVTLIVAGPWLVQTFMEYILQLYGSIPQLIG from the coding sequence ATGACGCCAGAAGTAGCTGTCGACCTGTTCCGCGAAGCGCTATGGCTGACCACCGTGATGGTCGCCGTGCTGGTGGTGCCCAGCCTGTTGGTGGGCCTGCTGGTGGCGATGTTCCAGGCCGCGACCCAGATCAACGAACAGACCTTGAGCTTTTTGCCGCGCCTGCTGGTGATGCTGGTCACCCTGATCGTGGCTGGCCCGTGGCTGGTACAGACCTTCATGGAATACATCCTGCAGTTGTACGGCAGTATTCCGCAGTTGATCGGCTGA
- the fliO gene encoding flagellar biosynthetic protein FliO, with product MKYSMAGLFLALPLSALAAEPVAQATAAATPVVSSGIGGQLTQLVLGLLLVVGLIFALAWLLRRVQRVGPGNGQVIEMIGSRALGPRDRLVLVQVGEEQILLGITPGRITPLHVLKTPVSVDQSQSATPEFAQRLMELLGKDQKDKK from the coding sequence ATGAAGTATTCGATGGCGGGACTGTTTCTGGCGCTGCCATTGAGCGCCCTGGCGGCTGAGCCGGTTGCGCAAGCCACCGCAGCCGCAACGCCGGTGGTGAGCAGCGGCATCGGCGGGCAATTGACCCAGTTGGTGCTGGGCCTGTTGCTGGTGGTGGGTTTGATCTTCGCACTGGCCTGGCTGCTGCGCCGCGTGCAGCGCGTGGGGCCGGGCAATGGCCAGGTAATCGAGATGATCGGTTCCCGCGCCCTCGGCCCGCGTGATCGGCTGGTGCTGGTGCAAGTCGGCGAGGAGCAGATCCTGCTGGGCATCACGCCCGGTCGCATCACCCCGCTGCACGTGCTCAAGACCCCGGTGAGCGTGGATCAGAGCCAGTCCGCCACGCCAGAATTCGCCCAGCGCCTGATGGAGTTGCTGGGCAAGGATCAGAAGGATAAGAAGTAA
- a CDS encoding Hpt domain-containing protein gives MVDLHLDPQVLSGLQEVMEGEYPKLLDTFLDDSQKRVEALRKARDDAKALGRIAHSFKGSSGNLGAVRLAQLCQRLEAESVGSAVGDLGELVDQIDREFALVKPLYETERQRFQI, from the coding sequence GTGGTTGATCTACATCTGGACCCGCAGGTGCTGTCGGGTTTGCAGGAAGTCATGGAAGGCGAGTATCCGAAGTTGCTGGATACCTTTCTTGATGATTCCCAGAAGCGCGTCGAGGCGTTGCGCAAGGCTAGGGATGATGCGAAGGCGTTGGGGCGGATTGCGCATAGTTTCAAGGGGAGCAGTGGGAACCTTGGGGCGGTGCGGTTGGCGCAGTTGTGTCAGCGGTTGGAGGCTGAGTCTGTTGGGTCTGCGGTTGGGGATCTGGGGGAGTTGGTGGATCAGATTGATCGGGAGTTTGCTTTGGTGAAGCCGTTGTATGAGACGGAGCGGCAGCGGTTTCAGATTTGA
- a CDS encoding flagellar hook-length control protein FliK, producing MPVAPNSLLQAAPAAKPQAPAANPPAVAADPRDKGPGFAQVFANQASKPTVKPDDNSPKPTAGKSSDASVKPAASSDKPAASTPAVADSGNTLPATPPAKTDDSASKDDDAPTDPTLVQQPPADPVVDPALIATVTPIAVPVPVETPAAPVTTVKDDKAQPVVAAPVAATEEAKPVFDPEADPLDAMPAVRLAMEQGGHVSASSQAQAKTAPAPTQDQPTAAQNFAAGLANMVDQQATKDSTDTGGDKAFGGLIEDGLKDLKNASSDTRVDDFANRLAALTQAATPKTANALPPVTNAPLAMHQSGWTDEIVNRVMYLSSANLKSAEIQLQPAELGRLDIKVNMTADQQAQVNFMSAHPVVREALESQSGRLREMFAQQGMGQVDVNVSDQSRGQEQQQQQAQTGGVSRSGGRSDSGDSGAHVDVAEAVAPVTSTVIGSSAVDYYA from the coding sequence ATGCCAGTCGCCCCGAATTCGCTCCTTCAGGCTGCCCCCGCGGCCAAGCCTCAAGCGCCCGCCGCCAACCCACCGGCAGTGGCTGCGGACCCACGGGACAAGGGCCCTGGCTTCGCTCAAGTGTTCGCCAACCAGGCTTCCAAACCCACGGTCAAGCCCGACGACAACTCGCCCAAGCCCACCGCCGGCAAGTCCTCCGACGCCAGCGTCAAGCCAGCGGCCAGCAGCGACAAACCTGCCGCCAGCACGCCAGCCGTTGCCGATAGCGGCAATACCTTGCCTGCCACCCCACCGGCCAAGACCGACGACAGCGCCAGCAAAGATGATGACGCGCCAACCGACCCGACCCTGGTGCAGCAGCCTCCGGCTGACCCGGTGGTCGACCCGGCCCTGATTGCCACCGTCACTCCGATAGCCGTGCCAGTGCCGGTGGAAACCCCGGCGGCGCCAGTCACCACGGTCAAGGATGACAAGGCCCAGCCGGTAGTCGCAGCACCGGTAGCGGCGACCGAGGAAGCCAAGCCAGTCTTTGACCCGGAAGCCGACCCATTGGACGCCATGCCCGCCGTGCGCCTGGCGATGGAGCAGGGCGGTCACGTCTCGGCCAGCAGTCAGGCCCAGGCCAAAACCGCCCCGGCCCCGACCCAGGATCAACCCACCGCCGCACAGAACTTTGCCGCCGGCCTGGCCAATATGGTCGACCAGCAAGCCACCAAGGACAGCACTGACACGGGCGGTGACAAGGCCTTCGGCGGGCTGATCGAAGACGGCCTCAAGGACCTGAAGAACGCCAGCAGCGACACCCGTGTCGATGACTTCGCCAACCGCCTGGCGGCATTGACCCAGGCCGCCACGCCAAAAACCGCCAACGCCTTGCCGCCGGTGACCAATGCGCCGTTGGCCATGCACCAGAGCGGCTGGACCGACGAAATCGTCAACCGCGTGATGTACCTGTCCAGCGCCAACCTCAAGTCGGCGGAGATCCAGTTGCAGCCGGCCGAGCTCGGTCGCCTGGATATCAAGGTCAACATGACCGCCGACCAGCAAGCCCAGGTCAACTTCATGAGCGCTCACCCGGTGGTGCGTGAGGCGCTGGAAAGCCAGTCCGGCCGTTTGCGCGAGATGTTCGCCCAACAGGGCATGGGGCAGGTGGATGTGAACGTGTCCGACCAGTCCCGTGGCCAGGAGCAACAACAGCAGCAGGCCCAGACCGGTGGCGTGAGCCGCAGCGGCGGACGTAGTGACAGCGGCGACAGCGGCGCGCACGTTGACGTGGCTGAAGCCGTGGCACCCGTGACCTCTACTGTGATCGGCTCCAGCGCCGTCGACTACTACGCCTGA
- the fliM gene encoding flagellar motor switch protein FliM: MAVQDLLSQDEIDALLHGVDDGLVQTEMAAEPGSVKSYDLTSQDRIVRGRMPTLEMINERFARYTRISMFNMLRRSADVAVGGVQVMKFGEYVHSLYVPTSLNLVKIKPLRGTALFILDAKLVFKLVDNFFGGDGRHAKIEGREFTPTELRVVRMVLEQAFIDLKEAWQAIMEVNFEYINSEVNPAMANIVGPSEAIVVSTFHIELDGGGGDLHVTMPYSMIEPVREMLDAGFQSDLDDQDERWVKALREDLLDVDVPLSATVARRQLRLRDILHMQPGDIIPVELPDEMIMRANGVPSFKVKLGSHKGNLALQVVEPINRR, translated from the coding sequence ATGGCCGTGCAAGACCTGCTGTCCCAGGATGAGATCGACGCGCTGCTGCATGGCGTCGACGATGGTCTGGTACAGACCGAAATGGCTGCCGAGCCCGGCAGCGTCAAAAGTTATGACCTCACCAGCCAGGATCGCATCGTCCGTGGACGCATGCCGACCCTGGAGATGATCAACGAACGTTTCGCCCGCTACACCCGCATCAGTATGTTCAACATGTTGCGCCGCTCGGCGGACGTGGCGGTGGGCGGCGTGCAGGTGATGAAGTTCGGTGAATACGTGCACTCGCTGTACGTGCCCACCAGCCTCAACCTGGTCAAGATCAAGCCGCTGCGCGGCACCGCGCTGTTCATCCTGGATGCCAAGCTGGTGTTCAAGCTGGTGGACAACTTCTTTGGCGGCGACGGCCGTCACGCCAAGATCGAAGGTCGTGAGTTCACCCCGACCGAATTGCGGGTGGTGCGCATGGTGCTGGAGCAGGCCTTCATCGACTTGAAGGAAGCCTGGCAGGCGATCATGGAAGTCAATTTCGAGTACATCAACTCGGAAGTGAACCCGGCCATGGCCAACATCGTCGGCCCCAGCGAAGCCATTGTGGTCTCCACCTTCCACATCGAACTCGATGGCGGTGGCGGCGACCTGCACGTGACCATGCCGTACTCGATGATCGAGCCGGTGCGCGAGATGCTCGACGCTGGCTTCCAGTCCGACCTGGACGACCAGGACGAGCGTTGGGTCAAGGCCCTGCGCGAAGACTTGCTGGACGTCGACGTGCCACTGAGCGCCACCGTGGCCCGTCGCCAGTTGCGCCTGCGCGATATTTTGCACATGCAGCCGGGGGACATCATCCCCGTCGAATTGCCGGACGAAATGATCATGCGCGCCAACGGCGTGCCGTCATTCAAGGTCAAGCTCGGTTCCCACAAAGGCAACTTAGCTCTTCAAGTGGTTGAACCGATCAATCGTCGCTGA
- the fliN gene encoding flagellar motor switch protein FliN, with amino-acid sequence MATEHENTSAEDQALADEWAAALEETGDVGQDDIDALLAADAATAPAGNRLPMEEFGSVPKNNDPVTLDGPNLDVILDIPVSISMEVGSTEINIRNLLQLNQGSVIELDRLAGEPLDVLVNGTLIAHGEVVVVNEKFGIRLTDVISPSERIKKLR; translated from the coding sequence ATGGCTACCGAACACGAAAACACTTCCGCCGAAGACCAGGCCCTGGCTGACGAATGGGCGGCTGCCCTGGAAGAAACCGGCGATGTCGGCCAGGACGACATCGATGCGCTGCTGGCCGCTGATGCCGCCACCGCCCCGGCCGGCAACCGCCTGCCGATGGAAGAATTCGGCAGCGTGCCGAAGAACAACGACCCGGTGACCCTCGATGGCCCGAACCTGGACGTGATCCTCGACATTCCGGTGTCGATCTCCATGGAAGTCGGCAGCACCGAAATCAACATCCGCAACCTGCTGCAACTCAACCAGGGTTCGGTGATCGAGCTGGACCGCCTGGCCGGCGAGCCGCTGGACGTGCTGGTCAATGGCACCCTGATTGCCCACGGCGAAGTGGTGGTGGTCAACGAGAAGTTCGGCATCCGCCTGACCGACGTGATCAGCCCGAGCGAACGCATCAAGAAGTTGCGCTGA
- the fliP gene encoding flagellar type III secretion system pore protein FliP (The bacterial flagellar biogenesis protein FliP forms a type III secretion system (T3SS)-type pore required for flagellar assembly.), giving the protein MRVLLTLMLLLAAPLAFGADPLSIPAITLGTNAAGAQEYSVSLQILLIMTALSFIPAFVMLMTSFTRIIIVFSILRQALGLQQTPSNQILTGMALFLTLFIMAPVFDKVNQQALQPYLAEKMTAQDAIDKAQGPIKDFMLSQTRSSDLELFMRLSKRTDIATPDQAPLTILVPAFVTSELKTAFQIGFMIFIPFLIIDLVVASVLMAMGMMMLSPLIISLPFKIMLFVLVDGWALIIGTLAGSFGGV; this is encoded by the coding sequence ATGCGCGTTTTATTGACGCTCATGCTGTTGTTGGCCGCGCCATTGGCGTTTGGCGCCGATCCGTTGTCGATCCCGGCGATCACGCTGGGGACCAACGCGGCCGGCGCGCAGGAATATTCGGTCAGCCTGCAGATCCTGCTGATCATGACCGCGCTGAGCTTTATCCCGGCGTTTGTCATGCTGATGACCAGCTTCACGCGGATCATCATCGTGTTCTCGATTCTGCGCCAGGCCCTGGGCCTGCAGCAGACGCCGTCGAACCAGATCCTCACCGGCATGGCCTTGTTCCTGACGCTGTTCATCATGGCGCCGGTGTTCGACAAGGTGAACCAGCAAGCGCTACAACCTTACCTGGCGGAGAAAATGACCGCCCAGGACGCGATCGACAAGGCCCAGGGCCCGATCAAGGACTTCATGCTGTCGCAAACCCGCTCCAGCGACCTTGAGCTGTTCATGCGCCTGTCCAAGCGCACCGACATTGCCACCCCGGATCAGGCGCCGCTGACCATCCTGGTGCCGGCGTTCGTCACCTCCGAATTGAAAACCGCGTTCCAGATCGGCTTCATGATCTTCATCCCGTTCCTGATCATCGACCTGGTGGTGGCGAGCGTGCTGATGGCCATGGGTATGATGATGCTGTCGCCGCTGATCATCTCGTTGCCGTTCAAGATCATGCTGTTTGTGCTGGTGGACGGCTGGGCACTGATTATCGGCACGTTGGCCGGCAGTTTCGGCGGGGTATAG